GAGGTTCATGTCGTCGACTGCCGTGACGTCTTCGTAGCGTTTCGTGACGTGTTCGAGTTTGAGGCTTGCCATGATTACTCCTTGAGTGCTCCCGAGGTTAGTCCGCTGACGATGCGTTCCTGTGCGACGACGACGAGAATGAGCATCGGGAGCACGCCCACGACGCTCGCCGCCGCCATCAGATTGAACGAGGTGGTGTACTGGGTCTGGTAGCTGAGGATCCCACCGACCAGGGGCGACCAGTTCCCGGCCTGTGGGGAGGTCGCCATAATCGAGCTGAAGAAGTACTCGTTGTACACCGAGATGAACGTCAGGACCGCTGCGGTCGCCACGCCGGGGGCCGACAGCGGCATGATGACCCGGAACAGCGCGCCGAGTCGGGTCGTCCCTTCGACGCGGGCCGCGTCCTCCAGTCCGTCCGGAATCTGGCCGTAGAACGTCGTCAGGATGAAGATCGACAGCGGCATGAACAGGGCGCTGAAGGGAAGCACCATCGACCCCGGCGTGTTCAGCAGTTCGATCGACTGGAACAGCGCCACGTCCGTGAAGGGGATGTTCACGGCGTTGCCGGCGAAGATGTCGTACAGCGGGACGACGAAGGCGGCGGGCGGGAAGTAGCTGATCGCGAGGATCGCGAGCATCAGCACTGCCCGGCCCGGGAACTCCAGGCGGCCGAAGACGTAGCCCGCCAGACTGGCGACGACGAGCACGATGATCGTCGTCGTCACCGCCAGCGCGAAGCTGTTCAGCATGTACAGGTGGAACGGGATCTCTCTGAACACGTCGACGAACGCGCCCGGATTGAACCCCTGTGGGACCGGCAGCGGGAACGGGACCGTCGCCCCGAACAGCTCGATTTCGGGGATGAAACCGCCGCCGATGATCTCGCTGTTGGGCGTCACCGCAAGCACCAGCAGCCAGTAGAAGGGAAACAGCGTGGTGACCATGAAGAAGATCATCGCGGTGTAGAACAGCGCCCGGTAGACGCGTTCCGGGTCTTCGATCGCCCGCTGGACCCAGCGGTTGAGCGGTCCGTCCGGCTCGTCGGTGTCGTCTATCGTCGCCATGTTAGATCGCCTCCTCTCCCTGCCAGAGGATCAGCGACATCACGACCAGCCCGATGATCGCCGCCGTCGTGAACGCGATGGTCCCGGCGGCCGCGTTGAAGCCCGAAAAGAAGGACTCGACGACCATACAGGACAGCGAGGGCACGACAGTACAGCTGGAGACGATGTCGATGATCCCGTACACCCGCATGGCCGCGACCGACCGGAACAGCACCGCGACGGCGATGGTCGGCAGGATCAGCGGGAAGGTGATGTGTTTGAACTGCTGCCACTTCGAGGCCCCGGCGACTTTCGCAACGTCGTAGAGGCCACGGTCGATGCTCTGGAGGCCGGCGAGAATCAGCAGCGCCATGAACGCCGAGGTCTTCCAGATGTCGGCGACGATGATGACGAACGTCGCACTGGCCGGATCGTTGAGCGTGTTCGTGGGCGCGAGCAGGCCGAGGTCTGCCAGTGGCGGCGTCAGGAACCCGATGCTGGGCTGGAACATCAGGTAGAACATCATCCCCTGAATGACGACCGGCACCGCCCACGGGATGATGATCGCAGCACGGATCCAGCGGCGACCGTAGAAGTCCTGATCGAGGATCAGTGCCTGCCCCATGCCGATGATCGTCTCGAAGAACACGCTCACGAACGCGAAAAGCAGCGTCATCGTCAGCGCGCTCGTCACGAGACCCTCCACGCCGTAGCTCTGTGGCAGGAACGTCGGCTGTCCGGGGAGGTACCGATCCATGTTCCCGGTGAACAGGTCGACGTAGTTCCCCGGGCCGACGAACTCGCCGAGTCCGGTAAACGTCTGCGCGAACAGCGACATCTCGAAGGTCCGCAACAGGGGGTAGATAGCGATGCTCCCCAGCAACACGAACACGGGCAGCAAGAGCAGGTACGCGTAGGTGGTGTCGCTGAGGTTCTCCATCCAGCGGGTGACGCGGACCAGCGGCCCCGAGCGACGTGATTCGCGTTCACCACCCGCTGTCTCGGTACTCATAGGCGGTCACCTCTCATATCGACATCCCATCCATGTTTGATGATGACATACCAGAGTTGTAAAACTAGGCGCTGGATTCAGTTCTGCTCGATGTTCTCGAGGCTGGTGGCCAGCGACGCCATCGCGTCCTCGGCGGAGTTCTCCTGACCGACGACGTTGTTCGCGGCCTGTGCGATGTTGCTGGACTCCTGGCTCCAGACCGGCGTGACCGGCCGTGCCATCGCGTTCTCACCGGCCACCTGGAGCGTCTCCATGTAGCGACCGACCGGTGCGACATCGCGGGCCTCGTCGGAGTTGAACAGTTCGGGACGGGGCGGGAGCCACCCCTGCAGTCGGAACAGTTCGAGGGCGAAGTCCGGCTCCATAACGGCCGAGACGACCTCGTCGATGACGTCGAGGTTCTCGCTGTTGGGGTTGAACGTCAGGTGCCAGCCACCGAGCGCCGAGGTCGTGCCACCGGTTCCGGGCTGGGCCGCCTCGCTCTCGGGAACCGCGTAGGGAATCGGCATCGCACCGAGGTCCTCGCCGAGTGCGGGGTCTTCGGTCTCTTCGGGGTTCCGACCCGTCAGCGCGAGCGAGTACGGCCAGTTGCGGTGGAACACGGCGTCACCCTCGGCGAAGGGCGAGCGAGAAGGCTCTTCGATCCAGCCGAGGATGTCCGTCGGCGCGATGTTGCCGGCGTAGTCCGCGAAGGTCCCGTCGAACTCCTCGTCGTGGACGAACTTCCGCATCATGTTGAGCGCGTTGTGGACCTCGGGCTCGTCGACCGTGATCGGTCGCTCGCCGACCGGACCGAAGAGGTTCTCGCGGCCGCCGAAGTACGCGCCGCCCCACGAGGACATGACCTCGTTGAACGTACAGCAGGCGGTGCCCTCGTAGATGTCCCACTGGGTCGTAAAGCCGTACTCGACGTCGGCGTTGTCCTTCACGTCGGCGACGACGTGGGACCACTCCTCCCACGTCATCGGCTCGGTCGCCCAGTTCTCACTTTCCGGGTCGTAGCCCGCCTGTTCGACGAGGTCCTTTCGGTACTGCATCGTCGGGAAGTCGGGGAACAGCGGCACCCCGTAGAGGTCGCCCGACGACGGCTCTCGGGCCGTGTCGGTGAACCCACTGAAGTAGTTCTCGTTGATGTCCGAGAGGAGGTCCTCCGGGAGCGTCTCCGAGAGGTTCTGAATCAGCCCGCGCTGGATGAAGATGTTCACCCAGCCGTTGTCCATCTGGAAGATGTCGGGATCGCTCTGGTCCGCGTTGAGGATGCGGTTGTAGTTCGACCGGACCTCGCCCGTGTCCGAGGCGCTCGGGACCCACTCGATCTCGATGTCGTCTCTGAGACCACCGGCCTCGTGGAGCGCCGTCTTCATCTCTTCGCCGGCCGTCTGGACGGCAGTCGGCCCGATACCCCACTGGATCGTCGTCGTGCCGTCGCTCCCGCCGTCACCCGTCGTCGTTCCGGTACCGTCGCCGCCGTCGCCGCCGTCGCCGCCGTCGCTGCCACCGTCGCCGCCACCGACCAGATCCGCGCAGCCGGCGAGTGTCGCCGCGACACCCGATGCACCGCTGGCTGCGACGAACCGTCGTCGGGAGACACTGCTTCGCTGTCCGTCGTCGTCCGAATGATTATTTGACATCGTCTTTCGTTGAGTTGCAGCCATCCTACTTAAGCGTTGCCGAAAGTTAACCACACCTGTTGTAAATAGAGATCATACACAGTCCTATACCACATATTTTTTGTTATGATATCGAAGAAGGCAGCGGCTATCCGGCCACCATTTATAAACAACCGGCCCACCGCGGCGAACAGAGACGTTACACGCGAAATTAATTGTTAGTTTCTCTCAGTCGTTAACAGGGAGTGAAAACGGTCGGTAACGAGAGCGTACCGGGCCAGCGATCGGTGAAGCGACGGTTCCAGCGTCGAAGCGATGTCCCGAACGTCTCTCGTGACGGCGGTCGTACTGTCGGCTGACCATCTGTGAACGATTCCGATACTCCGGGGAGGCGAATATTTCACGGCGTTACTGAGCCTGTCATACAATAGTTCCCAACCAGAAGATTTCGAACAGCTCCGTCTGAAATAGATTGTGAAATGCAGTGTCTCGCTCACTTAGGCGTGAGATGAATGATTAGAATCACGACGTAGAGGGTGTGAGACGTATTCTAAGACACGCTGTGACGAGTAGCTACAGATCTTCTTTCAGAAACGACGGTATGTCGTTGCGGTACAGATAGACTACGGCTAAGAGTGTCGCAATGACCGCCCCGGTCGCTGGAAAACCGACCGACGCCGACAGTTGGAGCATCGCGAGATATACTACTGCCAGGGACGTGAACGCCGCCAGTCGTTGGGTCTGCTGTGGTCGTTCGTGGATCTCGCGGTAGTGGTCGCGATCCCAGACAGGAAACTTGCAGATAGTTCATACGACTGATTTTTATTGAAGTCACCCGACACGCCGGAGAACACCGGATACAGCAGTAATTCACCGGTTAACAAGCAAGTCCTGAAGATCGTCGCGAAGGTAGACAATATCGTCATACCTATCAGATTTTTCTTTGGCCAACGCTGTGTGCAATATTTCATCCAATCCTGCAGGGACATTGGCGAGTTGGCTTGGTGGCGTGGGCTGTTCGTGTAACACTTTGTGCATCGCCTTGGCCGGTTTCCCCTCAAAGGGCGGATGACCGGTGAATAGCTCATAGAAAACAGCACCGAGTTGGTAAATGTCGGTGATGTCATCTGTCGAACCAAAATCCTCGTCGAACTGCTCAGGAGCAGCATACTGGGGAGATAGCCCCTCGACACTCTGGGAGTGGTCAAGTAGGTGCTTCGACAGACCCCAGTCTGCAACTTTTGGAACGTCCCACGCATCCGTAACAGACCGGAACAGGACATTTTCGGGTTTCAGATCAAGATGAGCTATCCCTCGCCGATGGGCATGGTAGACACCCTCCGTAACGCTGATAGCCGTCCAGAGGGCCTGAGACGTTTCCAGGTCGCCACATCTATCACCGAGGTGGCCAGCATCCATGTACTCCATCGCGATCCACGGCAATGGTTTGCTACCATAATCGACTACGCCAACGATGTAGTCGTGATCGTCCAGTTTGTCCCAGGTTTTGGCCTCTTCAAGCAGGCGCTCGATCGCCTCTGTATGCAGCGTGCCAGCCATTCGGGGCTCTTTGATGGCCACCGCAACATCGCCGTCAGGCGTCGGGAGCCGTGCCTTTGTCACGTCCGCGTTTCCACCACTACCGATAGGTTCCTCGTCTGTTACGGTTCCGTACTCGACAGAGGCAGACGGTTTAGCAGGAATTTTATCGGGAACAGACTCTGTTTGCAGACGCACGGCAGAATCGCTTGGTCGTTCTGTTATTTCCTGTTCGTTATTATTTGACTGTGACGCGCGGGCGGTTGTGTTCGTTTCGACAGTCGAATTTTGAGATTCAGATTCGGGGGAATCTGAAACCTGTTCAAGACAGTCTCCAGTGTACCGGTACATAGAGTCATCTAGCTTGAGAGTCGTTATTTCAAATATTGGCTTAATCCATTCGTTATTAGCTTTCAGCAACCACTCCCCATCCTGCGTCCTTGTGTGATATGGGCTTTCGAAATCCTTTACTACAATATGATCTTTAATTGCAATAATTTGCGCACTCATATTTTTATCCGGATAGGATTTCCCAGAACCGTTAAGAAGACTGGAGATAAATCCGCTACGCTCATCTATGACAGTAAATTCAATTTCGAGTATACTGTATTGTGGAGTGGAATCTAATGTACTCATTAGCGAATCGGTTCCTCTCAGCGGAGCAAGTTCCTGACCATCTGTCCGCATCAAGAGTTTCTCACCATCCCCACTGTTAGTCATATTCACACCCAGCAGCTAACACTACTCAAATCTTACTGACAACCTACATACGCTGATGGACTCCGGCCCACTGTTTGGCCTACTACAAGGGTGTCATAGAACAGTTCTCATACTGCTGCTACGCTCTCGTTGAATCGCTAAGTACAGGAAACTCACGTCCCGGTCAGTACAGGCGATACACAGATCACCAGCATCCGCGCGAGCGAAGCGAGCGCGGTTCACCGACGGCGAGACCAGTGGTCGAGCCGTCGGCCTTTTTCACCGACGTTTTTCGAGGAGAGGTTCCCGCAACGAGCGCAGCGAGTGAGGAAACCCGACGCAAAAAAAGGTCGATGCGCAACCCTACTTAGGGGCTGATTCGATACATCTGGTAGTGTTCAGATAAGAGACCAGGAGTGGTCGCAACAAGCCACCGAAAGCCCTCGGCACGCTAGGCGGATCTGCGGCGGATATTCTCTCTGCGGTCGAATAGTGCCGCCGCAGATCCGCCTACCGCGCCTCACCCTTTCATCCGCCAGGAGTCGGCTGTTCAGCCGTCTATACCCTGGTGGATGAAAGGGCGAGCGCTGCGTGACGGCTCCGCCGTCACGTTATAGCCGGCCGGTGCAACCGGCCGGCCTTTGCGGGAACCCCGACGACGCAAGCACGCGAAGCGCGCGCAGCGAGTCGCGGGACCGCAACGACGCGAGGGCTTTCGGTGTCTGTAAGTCAGAGACTGAGGTTGCTTATCTGAACACTGCGATACATCTCGCCTGAAAACTATTCCACGTGAATAGTTCTATGACACCCTGCGTTACTGCCAATAGGGTCATCAGAAAACAACGACTACGTGCATCTCACACTGTCGGCCGCCACTGTGTCGAGCGATGCGCGACCCAGCGAGATGGGTCACAGATTTACAGCCGGTAGTATCAGTCGTAGCGAACGTCCTCGATCGTGATCTCCGAGGCCTCGACTTCCTCGATCACGGCTCCCCACCCGCCGACTTCGACCGGTCCGTCATCGGTTTCGAGCGTGATGCTCACCCGACCCGCGAGCTGTGACAGCGGGAGTTGCTGGTCGCGACCGGCGGTCTCGCCCGTGTACCGCACGCGCGTGATCCGACCGTGGAGCGTGACGGTCTCGTGGGTGTCCGTCTCGTATCCCTCGACGGTCGCGACGATCGTCGCGCCCTCCTCCAGCAGCGGATCCACGTCGCGGACGCAGTGACGGAGGTCGACGTACGTCGTCGGCGTCTCCGGCGTTCGGAGCGTGTAGATGGTGTCCCAGATCTCCCAGAGGCAGGTGAGGAAGAACCAGTGGAACACGTACGTGTGGGTTCGGTCGCTGACGAGGACGCCGTACTCGTTGACCGACTGGCTGTGTGGCGCAAAGCAGGTCCACCGTCGGTCCACGAGCACGAGGAACGGGGAAGGCGTGTCTCGGTGGCGGGCTTCGGTACAGACGCTCGCGAGTGCTTCCTCGGATGGCAGCCGATCGCCCTCGCGGGTACAGAGGCTGAGTTTGACGTGGACGCCGCGGTCGCGTGCGTCCCCGAGCGCGTCCTTCAGCGAGTGAAACTGGTCGACGTCGACCGCGATCTGGATCTGTTTCTCGGCGTTGTCGATGATCTCGCGGGCGCGGTTCATCACCGTCTCGAACCGCTTGACGATGCTCACCTCGTGTTCGGCGACGGCGGGCTGGTTCCAGCGGTCCTCGATCTCTTCGGCCGCCGAGAGGTACTCGCTGGATCGGGACCGGAGGTCGTCCAGTACCGTCTCCGGGTCGTGGGCGCGTGCCGTGAGACTGTCCTGCTGGTACGTCTCGATGTACCCCTTGGACTCGAGGTCACGGAGCACGTCGTAGATCCGCGGATCGGGCACGTCACACGCGTCCGCGATGTCGGTCGCCGAGGCGCTCCCGAGTTCGAGCAGGGTCACGTAGGCCTCCGCCTGATACGGAGACAGCCCCGCGTCTTCGAGAACGTCGATGAGGTCGTCGTCTTTCATCGTTTGACTGGCGCTTCCGGAGGATGAGTTATATGTTCGTTGTTCTGTACGGCATCCGTTCCCGTGACTGACACCCCGTTCGGCGGTGAGTCCGCGAGCGGCCGGCGGACTGACGCCGACTGTCGCTGCTCGCCGTCGATGGGCCCGTCGGCCGCGAGCGACTGGTTGGCCATGCAACTACTAACCACACCAGTTGTTAAAAATATTGGTGGCGGCGGACAACGTCGACTTCGACAACGCTGAAGCCACTGGCAGCCGTCGATAACTCCATGAGTGTCCTCGGCGCGCTCCGGAACCCGGCACACACCGGCCCGCGGCGCTGTGTCCCCTGTACGCTGGTCAACGTCGCGATTCTGTGGCTCGCCGTCAACGTCGTGGTCGTGCTCGGACAGCCCCTCGCGGGGGTCGCCGTCCTCGTCGTCGGACTCGTCGTGATCTGGCTCCGGGGGTATCTCGTCCCCTACACCCCGCAGTTCGCGCCCCGACTGGTCGCGGCGTCACCGATCCCGACGACGTGGTTTCACGACACCAACGAGCCGGGATCGATCGCGGACCGGTCCCGAGACGGGGATCGACTGCTCGGGGAACTCCGGCGGGCCGGCCTGCTCGACGCCGACGACGAGCGCGTGTATCTCGATCCCGACTTCGAGGGGCGCTGGCACACCGAGATGGACCGGCTCGCGTCCCAGTCGCTCGACGACCTGGCCGACGAACTGGCGTCAGTACCGAGCGTGCCGTCGGCACGGCCGGTCGAGCAGGACGGACAGGAGTGGCTCGCCGTCGGCGGACAGACCGCACTCGTCGCTCGCCACGTCGCGATCGCCGAACTCGGTGCCGTCGCCGCGCTCGAACCACACGTCGACGCCCCCGCGGACCGCCTCGCGATGGCCAGACCACTCCGGGAGTTCCTCACCGACTGTCCGGCCTGTGGGAGCGCCTTCGATCGATCGTCTGAGGTGTCATGCTGTGGCGGATACACGAATCCGCGCGAGAAGCCGCGCGAGACGCTCGTCTGCCCGGAGTGTGAGCAGCGGTTCCTGCGGCTCCCCGAGCCAGAGTGACACAGCGTCCCGTCGACCGGGGGCTGTCCGGTCGCGTACGATAGGCGACAGTGTGGATCGTGGCCCCAGACCGAACGACTGCGTGTCGGCGGCCACTGATCCACGGTGGCTACTACAGAACGGTGGCCGGGTTTGGTGGGGGGTAACGGCAGATGTAGTGGGGGAAAGGGTGTCTGCCTCCGTCGTTCGGGGGGAGAACGACGGTCTGAGTACCCAGCCGTCTTCGATTAACATCAGGTGTTGCAAAAGTCTGACGATCGGAGACGTGAGTGCGGTGACCGTCGTCGGACGTGGGGAGTCCGGGGTCGTCGAGATAGCAGTGTTTAGTGAACTGATTTTGGGTAGCAATGCACTGAAAGCCCTCGACACGTTCGGCGGCGTCTGTGACGGATATCCTCGCTCCCGCTCGGATAGAGCCGCCGCAGACGCCGCGAAGCGCGTCTCGCCGTTCCGGGAACCCGGACCCCGCAAGCACCCACTGGAGCGCAGCAGTGGTCCCGGGACCGGAACGGCGCGAGGGCTTTCGGTGCAGCAACGGCCGCGTTCGCTTCACTAAACATGACCGTCGAGATCCCCCTGGGTATTAATCCCTCCCGGTCAGATGGACCACCATGAAGAACATCGACGATCTGATCGAGAGTGCGGCAGATCTGGCAGAGCACGGCCTTTCGAAGGGCGAGATCGCGGACGAGCTGAACGTCTCTCGGGAGACCGCGAGCTGGCTCGTCGAGCAGAGCGGGAGCGGGACCGACTCGACGAGCGAGCCAAACGGCGGCCCGTACGACATCCACGTGGACTGGAGCACGATCGGCAGGGACAGCAGCCGCCTCGCCGCGGTCGGCTCCGCGATGGCCGATCTCCTGCTCAAGCAGGGCGAAGCGGTCGACCTCGTGATGGGGATCGAGAAGGCGGGCGCGCCCCTGGCGACGACTGTCGCCCGCGAACTCGACGCCGACCTGGGGACGTACGCACCCAGCAAGCACCAGTGGGACGACGACAGCGACCACTCGCTCGACGGCTCGTTCTCCCGGAACTTCGCCCAGATTCGCGGCCGAGACTGCTACGTCGTCGACGACACGATCACCTCCGGGACGACGATGACGGAGACCATCGAGGCGATCCGGAATCAGGGCGGGAACCCCGTCGCCTGTGTCGTCCTGGCCGACAAGCAGGGGCTCGGCGACGTGAAGGGCGTCCCGGTGTACTCGCTGCTGCAGGTCATCCGGGTCGGCTCCGAGGACTAGACGCGGTAGACGGCCGCTTCGTAGGGCCGGAGAGTGGCACCGGAGAGGTCAGTCGGAGACTCGTCGTAGTTCGAAAGGAGACACCCTTCGGGCACCCCGACCGGGAGTTCGACGGAC
Above is a genomic segment from Halomicrobium sp. LC1Hm containing:
- a CDS encoding carbohydrate ABC transporter permease; protein product: MSTETAGGERESRRSGPLVRVTRWMENLSDTTYAYLLLLPVFVLLGSIAIYPLLRTFEMSLFAQTFTGLGEFVGPGNYVDLFTGNMDRYLPGQPTFLPQSYGVEGLVTSALTMTLLFAFVSVFFETIIGMGQALILDQDFYGRRWIRAAIIIPWAVPVVIQGMMFYLMFQPSIGFLTPPLADLGLLAPTNTLNDPASATFVIIVADIWKTSAFMALLILAGLQSIDRGLYDVAKVAGASKWQQFKHITFPLILPTIAVAVLFRSVAAMRVYGIIDIVSSCTVVPSLSCMVVESFFSGFNAAAGTIAFTTAAIIGLVVMSLILWQGEEAI
- the gfcR gene encoding transcriptional regulator GfcR; translation: MKNIDDLIESAADLAEHGLSKGEIADELNVSRETASWLVEQSGSGTDSTSEPNGGPYDIHVDWSTIGRDSSRLAAVGSAMADLLLKQGEAVDLVMGIEKAGAPLATTVARELDADLGTYAPSKHQWDDDSDHSLDGSFSRNFAQIRGRDCYVVDDTITSGTTMTETIEAIRNQGGNPVACVVLADKQGLGDVKGVPVYSLLQVIRVGSED
- a CDS encoding extracellular solute-binding protein, which translates into the protein MSNNHSDDDGQRSSVSRRRFVAASGASGVAATLAGCADLVGGGDGGSDGGDGGDGGDGTGTTTGDGGSDGTTTIQWGIGPTAVQTAGEEMKTALHEAGGLRDDIEIEWVPSASDTGEVRSNYNRILNADQSDPDIFQMDNGWVNIFIQRGLIQNLSETLPEDLLSDINENYFSGFTDTAREPSSGDLYGVPLFPDFPTMQYRKDLVEQAGYDPESENWATEPMTWEEWSHVVADVKDNADVEYGFTTQWDIYEGTACCTFNEVMSSWGGAYFGGRENLFGPVGERPITVDEPEVHNALNMMRKFVHDEEFDGTFADYAGNIAPTDILGWIEEPSRSPFAEGDAVFHRNWPYSLALTGRNPEETEDPALGEDLGAMPIPYAVPESEAAQPGTGGTTSALGGWHLTFNPNSENLDVIDEVVSAVMEPDFALELFRLQGWLPPRPELFNSDEARDVAPVGRYMETLQVAGENAMARPVTPVWSQESSNIAQAANNVVGQENSAEDAMASLATSLENIEQN
- a CDS encoding TrmB family transcriptional regulator, producing MKDDDLIDVLEDAGLSPYQAEAYVTLLELGSASATDIADACDVPDPRIYDVLRDLESKGYIETYQQDSLTARAHDPETVLDDLRSRSSEYLSAAEEIEDRWNQPAVAEHEVSIVKRFETVMNRAREIIDNAEKQIQIAVDVDQFHSLKDALGDARDRGVHVKLSLCTREGDRLPSEEALASVCTEARHRDTPSPFLVLVDRRWTCFAPHSQSVNEYGVLVSDRTHTYVFHWFFLTCLWEIWDTIYTLRTPETPTTYVDLRHCVRDVDPLLEEGATIVATVEGYETDTHETVTLHGRITRVRYTGETAGRDQQLPLSQLAGRVSITLETDDGPVEVGGWGAVIEEVEASEITIEDVRYD
- a CDS encoding serine/threonine-protein kinase, which codes for MTNSGDGEKLLMRTDGQELAPLRGTDSLMSTLDSTPQYSILEIEFTVIDERSGFISSLLNGSGKSYPDKNMSAQIIAIKDHIVVKDFESPYHTRTQDGEWLLKANNEWIKPIFEITTLKLDDSMYRYTGDCLEQVSDSPESESQNSTVETNTTARASQSNNNEQEITERPSDSAVRLQTESVPDKIPAKPSASVEYGTVTDEEPIGSGGNADVTKARLPTPDGDVAVAIKEPRMAGTLHTEAIERLLEEAKTWDKLDDHDYIVGVVDYGSKPLPWIAMEYMDAGHLGDRCGDLETSQALWTAISVTEGVYHAHRRGIAHLDLKPENVLFRSVTDAWDVPKVADWGLSKHLLDHSQSVEGLSPQYAAPEQFDEDFGSTDDITDIYQLGAVFYELFTGHPPFEGKPAKAMHKVLHEQPTPPSQLANVPAGLDEILHTALAKEKSDRYDDIVYLRDDLQDLLVNR
- a CDS encoding carbohydrate ABC transporter permease, translating into MATIDDTDEPDGPLNRWVQRAIEDPERVYRALFYTAMIFFMVTTLFPFYWLLVLAVTPNSEIIGGGFIPEIELFGATVPFPLPVPQGFNPGAFVDVFREIPFHLYMLNSFALAVTTTIIVLVVASLAGYVFGRLEFPGRAVLMLAILAISYFPPAAFVVPLYDIFAGNAVNIPFTDVALFQSIELLNTPGSMVLPFSALFMPLSIFILTTFYGQIPDGLEDAARVEGTTRLGALFRVIMPLSAPGVATAAVLTFISVYNEYFFSSIMATSPQAGNWSPLVGGILSYQTQYTTSFNLMAAASVVGVLPMLILVVVAQERIVSGLTSGALKE